The nucleotide sequence CATTCGAGGAGAGATGACTAACGGATTCTCCTCTCTTTGGAGGAGATGACCACCAGATTTCAGCAGATTCTTCGAGTCTTACGAGCACCCGAGTAGCCCCCACCCCTCCAACTGATGACGACCAGATTTGACTATTTTAGTACATTATTATACATTGTATATCTGGTTGACTTGATCTATACAGTTAACGACTTCTTGCCACTTTATTTGGATAATTCTCTTAAACTAGGAATATTGTTatcaaatcaatttttaaataatttacaaattctagaaaaaattcTTTACTTATACTTTTCTAAAAATTCCCACTTCCTTAGTATTTCAAATCAATTTTTATCCTTAACCTAGATCCAATCCATAGAAAACATATTCCTATAAATCTAAGACTTGAGCATCTCATAAATACAATAGGTCTATCTTGGGTGTGTATTTAAAAACTTAGAACAGTGTGAGATACATAGGCAAATTGCTTGAACTTatgatacttatatcagtgcatcaacataagtctgggcaagaAATACCTAACAatagtgatcaagttaagtaatccatcTTAATCAAACACTAACTTAATacattaacttaacttgactaaataaatgaacactactatcttttgatagtcagttagtaataaatggttagacatttaaggacaatttttagatgaatatatttttcaaacaatatTAGATTCAaggggaggatatttgaaaaatctttttaattctTAGAAATTTCCTTTAACAAAGGCCTatcttgaaaataaaaaaaagtatcTTATAACCCtttcttaaaattatttgaaaatatttctaacctgaaaattttgaaaatatttattaaagTTCTTTTTGGAACGtttacctaatttttttttaaaacatttaactttagaaataatttttctttaaacatctgtcttagaaaattatttcaaaattccatCTTAGAaactttctctttaaaattaatttaaaacattgCAAATAATTTTTGGACAATTCTTGAAGCATTTcctttatagatttttttttttgaaattattacTTAAGaaactttttctttaaaattattctaacaAACTTACTTTGaacatttttttaacttattatAGCAAACTTTTACTCAGAAAATTATTGGAAAATatcttatttttaattattgataaaaatccttaaaaatctttttgaaaaatattcttgcAAAGCTTCATTTCAAAAATGCTctcaaattttataaatatttttgcaaaGCTTTATGTTGTTCAAATTCTTGAAAAAATTTCCCTTGACACAAGTTCTTTtagatttttgttaaaaaaagttTATGTTTACTCAAAAGTTTACTTCCAAATTTTTGACTTACTACGTCTAAGATATACAAAGTAAAATTGTCTTTACACTAAACTCCTCCCTTTGAAAACTTTGTACTtgttttgtaaatattttattacttccaTGCTTACTTTGCAAGACttactatattttttttctctgagtatttttttgataaatgtcaaagGGGGGAGGATTAGAGTTTAGgttagaaaacaaaaaaaaatcagaagAATAATCAAGAGAACCAAGCTAACTGTCTTATCTTAGAtgtctcttatttatttatttttttttgcatattttttcctaactctaactcaggttgtcattgtatcaaaagGAGAGAGATTGTttgtgcagtttgcactaacggtctaactcaagttttgatgaatgacaagtgagttaagttaggtatttttttgatctaattgctttaccaagtgtaCAGAAGTTGACGGGTCTAGAGGATCTGACACCATGCTGAAATTCAACTAGGTCCGCAGAACCCGATAGTTAGTGTAAAGCTCAGATAGGTCAAAGGACCGACCTAATATCTGGTGGGAAATCAGGttaggtccgtgggacctgacaactggctgaAATCCAGTTGGATCTGCGGATATGACAACTAGCATGAAGTCGGGttgggtcaagaggctagtcaaccgAATGCAAGTTGGTGAGTGAAGGTAagccactggaggagagtgactcggaGAGGATGCGTCCCGATGGAGGGACAGTATgcgtcgatccaatttaggtatattttagatccctaaactaagaccttaactagatcctggtctcggggagacagggtctaattactactcattattattgtgctaacacttgtcttgcaggttattgGACTAACATTTTTTGTTGGGTAAAAAGAGCGCAAAAGGCCTCAggtgaacagtatccgaggcgccttcaagctttggAAGGTACCTTCGCACTTTTCATGAAAGGCGCCTttaaggctatggaaggcgccttccgtagGATAAAATTCAGACTTCGTCACAGATAAGGTATGAACTGTTCGGGATCAGATTTaccacattggaggcgccttcgaagctttgaaaggcgccttccatgctcaataaaaggAGTGCTCACCCAGCCATCAAATCCATCACTGATACGAGCTTCTGCACTTCTGATCGAGCTTCCGACTGCTCCAGCTTTCTACTACCTCAAAGAAGTCTGTCTGCCACGGAGCTACGCTTCTGAGTCAACTAATCATCTCCGGCAGACCGACAACAACACACGAGTGTGTCCAAATTGTTGGTAACTTTAATTGTGTTGCAAAATTTTCATACTAATGCTTTTTAAGAGAACTATAGGTTGTTACACTGCCCCTATTTTGTACTTGATTATCTCTTCCAGTGATTCTGGAAGAGGCGTTTAGTAAATTATCCATAgataggtccgcgagacctgggttcttggagtaggagttgtcgaaggctccagaccaagtaaaatcgactgagttttccttgtgtattgtttatttttactTTTCCACTGTGTAACTCCGTTTAGCTCACAATTTTCGATGAATGTGATCCCCCCTCTCACGATCCAACATATTAAGTTTTCATAAAAGCTCTAAAGTTGTTAAAAATAGTAAGATAATCAGACCTATGTTTCACAAGATAGACCCAGAGTAACAAGTATAATCAtcaataaataaaacataatacCTTAACCCCCCCTCCCCCCTTTTATAGAAATAGGAGAGGATCCCCACATATCAGAATGGATAAAATTAAATGGAGTAGAAGAaaaaaagacttttagaaaatgataAGACAAAAAAATTGACCAGTTTACAACCACACAATCATAAATatcagtttttttaaaaaatcctaatACTCCTGAAAAAGCTAAAAATTGCAAACAATACATTGAAATATGACCTAAACAAaagtgccacaaataaaaatcaaaagatgaaCTACTTAGAcaaaaagatgataaatccataCTCAAATCTACAACTTTTGACACTTTAAGTTGATCCAAAACATAGATTCATCCTTCCCTACGGCATGTCCCAATCAGGCTCTAAGATCGCAGGTCTTGAatataacaattggatgaagaaaaagaaactAGTTATCCAAACTCatataattgactaacagaaataagatttaaagtaggactcagaatataataaacattagtaagagataaataagatATAACAATTGAATCAACACATACTAATAGCATAGGAGTATCATCAATAggcacaatagatatagatgaattggaagaaaaaaaaataaaagatgataaTTTAGATGATATATGATGCGATTGCACCAGAGTCCAAAATCTACAAGGATGAAAATATACCTTACTGCCAGAcaatgacaaacctatatgaaaGGAAGCTGAAATGACAAAGGGTTGTGaagcaaggaactgttgaaactaCTTTGACATATACATATTAGATTTCCATTAAGCATTTGTACAACCAAGCATGGTGACAGAACACATAATGTtcagaataaccaaactgtaTGGATACACATTTGTACGATCTGTGAAAACTAGTGTTAGGACGGCTCATGCTCACATGAAGAACCAGAGGTAGAAAAGGATATCGGTGCAGAAATTGGCAACACAAGGTGTCAATGCTGAAATCAACATAAAAGGACATCGATGCTGAAATTAGCAGCACAGAGTGTAGGCACTAAAATCGATAGAAAAGGACGTCTATGTCAAAATCGACAACAACAATAGGTGGCAGTAACAACAAGAATCAGCAACAAGGGTGGTAAGAAAATTAGGTCAAAGAAGAAAAACCTCGCACTTATACCatgtaaaaattaaaaagaaaaaaaaactcaccatgttattaaattaaaaataatattagaaatacataatataaagttaagtaaagaaattataaatcttaaattgaaaggaaaaaataaattaaattactttaaaaaattataaataaataaatataatctgATAAAcattcttaaatttattttaatattcattttttatcaaaataaaaatctGGATCATATCCAAGACTCGAGATTTGAACCTCTTGATTATTTATTGAAAGACCTCATCATTCCAATATTATCCCGGGGTAGGATAATTTACTTTTAGGAGAATGATGACAttgagggggcgtttggttctttcctaggaataggaatcgaaatgaaaatcattgtattgtggaatgggaatatgtatgagcatgaatatcactcttaaaagcaatgtttggttagttgtatatcttctatcagaataaatcaaagtttccttttttacccttaaaggaaaataagagaaaaaattagatgtgagagaaagatgaatgtgagagaaaaatatgatgaaagagaattatgagagagaaagtgtgataagaaagaatgaagagagagaaagtgtgatgagagaaaatgaaaaaagagagtgtgattggagagagcatgatgagagaaaatatgatgtgagagaaagtatgataggagaggatgaagagagagaaaatatagtgagaaaaaatgaggagatagagtgtgatgagagagattgaggagagagaaagtatggtgagagaaaaaagaacagtgaatatgatgggagagattgaggagagagaaagtatgatgagagagaaagtgtgttgaggaaaaaaggagtaagtgtgatcagaggattgaggagagagaaagtatgatgagagagaaagtgtgatgagagagaaagtgtgttgaggaaaaaaggaggaagtgtgataagagagattgaagagagagaaagtatgatgagagagaaagtgtgatgagaaaaaagaaaaaagagagtgtgatgggagagattgaggagagagaaagtgtgatgagagagaaagtgtgatgaggaacaaaagaaggaagagagtgcgatggaagagattgaggagagagaaagtatgatgaaagagaaagtgtaatgagaaaaaaagaggaaagagagtgtgataggagagattaaggagagagaaagtgtgtgataaaatgatgagagagaaactatgatgagagagaaaatataatgagagagaataaggagagataagtgatatgaaagaaaaaataaataaatatattttgatatttgatattaatggagaaaattttaattttaagtcaagggtatttttggaataagggaatattttgattgatgaaaataggataatgactcattgaaggggaggtacatgggaatgagtcattaaccaattttaaagattcattcccttatttgtattcctattcctataatccaaatattaacaataggaatcaatgattctcattctctaCTCCTATTACCTTAAACTAAACGCCCCCTGAAAAGTTTATTGTCTTTACCAAATGACTTTGAATGATCTTTGGCAAGTGAAGGATGACTAAATTAGATAAGGGCATTTAGAGTATGAGACTGCAAAAGTGACCCAAGAAAGCTCTAGAGGGCAAGGAATTAGACCGCTGGCGTGTAGAATTAATTTAGTGACaatcttttttgttttttgttttttttgtttttacacCTTGAAACAGTTTGGTTTTTCACCATAAATATTATATTATGACATAAATGTAAACCAAGCGTTTAAACATAATATTTAAGGGCTAAAATCTTCGTCACGGAAGACTATGTTGATTGTGTCGGGTCCACATGGGACTAATCGTTGACTGACCcaacatttttatttattttaattgaagTGGGGTCATGTCAAGCTGCGTAGGGCGTGGCCACCGCCACCAGTTGCTCCGTGCGATGCATCGTTATACCAAACACTTCGTCCATGTCCAAATCCTCCGCTTTAACCCCCGCCGGCAGCTCCCACTCGAAGCTATGCAGAAGCTGAGCCAACGCGATCTCCACGCTGGCCGTCCCAAACGCTATGGCCGGGCACCCGCGGCGGCCGGCGCCGAAAGGTATGAGTTCGAAATCTTGGCCCTTGAAATCCACCGAGCTGTTGAGAAATCTCTCCGGCGTAAACGCGTCGGGGTCCGACCAAGACTCGGGGTCCCGGCCGATGGCCCATGCGTTCACGAACACCCTCGTCTTCTCCGGGATCTCGTAGCCTTCGATGGTCACCGACTCCATGGACTCCCTCGGGACTAGCAGCGGAGCGGGAGGGTGCAGCCTGAACACCTCCTTGATGACGGCTTTCAGGTAGGGCATGCGGGGGAGGTCGGCCTCCTCCACCAGCTTGCGGTGGTCGCCGCCGACGATGGTTCGAATCTCCGCCTGGGCTCTGCTCATGGCGGATGGGTTGATGAGGAGCTCGGTCATCGCCCAGTCGAGGGTGATGAAGGTCGTATCGGTCCCGGCCGCAAACATGTCCTGCCGATCGAGAAATTGACCATGGAAATTAAGTAATGAAGAAGAGCCTGTGCCCTAATTTTGGAATGGGGCAAAATCGAAGAGCTAGCTAGCTCGATTTAATTACCAAGATGACGGCTTTAACGTTGTCCATGGTGAGAGGCAACTCCCTGTCCTTGGTGTTTTCCTGCACGTCAAGCATCACATCCACAAGATCCATCTCGGCCTCCTCCGCGGTGGCGCCACCTcgtctcttcctcctcctcttctgaaTGTGTTCTTCGATGATGCGATCGAAGAAGTCATCGAAGCGACGAAACGTGGTGTCCAATCTCCGCTTCATCCCCGTCAAAGCGCTCACCCACTCCAAGGAGGGGACGAAATCGCTGATGGTGAAGCCGCCGAGGAGCACCTGGTACTCGAACAGCATCTCCTCGAAGCCGCGCCGAGCGTACTCGCCGCCCTCCATGAACTCGCGCCCGAAGGCGGCGCGGCAGAGCACGCCGTTGGCGTACATGGCGAGCACCTTGCTGAGGTTCacctcgccgccgccgccgccgccggcgaCGGCGACGCGAGAGAGCATGAGGTCGACCTCGGCGGCGCGGGCAGGGGCGAAGGAGTCGACGCGGCGGGCGCTGAGGAGCTCGAGGATGCAGAGCTTGCGGACGCGGCGCCAGTAGGGGCCGTAGGGGGCGAAGGCGACGTCGGAAGGGCCGTAGAAGAGCTTCTTGGCGGCGTAGATCGGGGGGCGGGAGGCGAGGGCGAGGTCATGGGTGCGCAGGGCTTCGCGAGCGGCCCGTGCGGAGGAAAGGACGACGGTGGGTGTTTGGCCGAGGGAGAGGCGGAGGATGGGACCGTAACGGAGGGCGAGGCGGTGGAGCGAGAGGTGGGGGTGGCGACCGAGCTGGTGGAGATTGCCGATGAGGGGAAGGGGACGCGGCCCCGGCGGGAGCGGATTGAGCCTCctcgtctcctcctcctcctttttcttcttcttctgagtaAATCGGAATCGGAGGATGAACAAGGAGAGGACTAGGAATAAGAATAGGAATAGGAATATTGCTTCGAGAAAAGCCATGAGCTACTGGACTACGTTCTCCAGTTTGATTTTATAGCTAGCAGTCACATTTTAATAATTCTGATCAGCATTATTAcaataatattgaaataaatttaaattaaagtagTTTTGAGTAATTTGGATACAGATGtgataagtaattttgaaatataaaatttattcctTCGTGGAAAAGGTTACCAGATGATGTGCTCATTCTTGGCGTTACTCTATGTCTGTCACAAATTATCTCAAAAGGAGATTAATTTATGTGATGTCTGTATGTTTTTAGAAggaaggaatatatatatatatatatatatatatgttgtataAAGAGGGAgtaatacctctcaacctttctgaaccgcggaagaagaggaagagagaaaagagatcgcgcgaaacaacaagacaaagacgcacaaaagagagcaaacaccaggaaggagaagaagaagagaaagaaaaagagttaccgtggttcggcgacttgcctactccacaaaacggccgaagctttattagaattctcttctacacaagagaatcacatctaatgattcttgtgttttctgatctacaatgggtttacaatgatccctataaatactgctaaaccccccagacccggtaaaaacgtaacagaatttgttatgaaaaacataacaaaattctgttatataaaatcttaacagaattttattacgaaaaatcttaacagatttttcttccatgacatcccttcatccaaatatgagccactcgtcaacaatctccaccttggcgaatattcaccccttcgaagaatacgaatatctggacaaaactccatctggatctctgggtctgggcttccttcctctagcatctagagatatggatcaagttcaagcaatgcttaaacttctctgtggtcactggctttgtcagcatatctgcagcattgtctgtagtgtgaaccttctcaagttgaatttccccggaagcaatcaactctctgatcttgtgaaacctcacatcaatgtgtttggttctcgcatgatacacctgattcttcgccaaatagatagcactctgactatcgcataacaacttgattccaccttgctgaacactcagttctctgaccaaccatgtaagccataaagcttccttcgctgcatcagctgctgccatgtactcggattccgtagtagacaatgcaacaatagattttatcatagatttccaacaaataggtcctcctgccacagtgaatacgtatcctgtagtagacctcctgttatctaaatctcctgcatagtctgcatctacgtacccagcaactaaaggatcttccggttgtctactgaacatgatgccataattagttgtatttctcaagtatctgaaaatccatttcactgcatcccaatgtgatcgaccaggatttgagagaaacttgcttaccatactaactgcttgcgccaaatctggtctcgtgcaaaccatggcatacatcagacaaccaactgcactggcataaggaacctttgacatctcttggatctcgtcatccgtctttggacactgtgtactggataactttaagtgatgcgccaggggtgtgctcaccgactttgcattcttcatgttgaacctatccaacaccttctccacatagctacgttgagacaaccataatctccctgcaactctattcctgtgaatctccatcccaagaatcttcttggcctctcccaaatctttcatgtcaaattccttgctcaatagcctcttcaatttgtcaacctctctcatcttcttcgcaacaatgagcatgtcatctacgtatagtagtaagaaaatcagtgattcatcttcaaggcccttcacatatatgcagcagtcatactcgcatctcctatatccgttttgaatcatgtatgaatcaaaacgtttgtaccattgcctaggagattgtttcaatccatagagcgatttcttcaacttacaaaccaactgctcttgtccggactgactaaatccctcaggttgtgacataaaaatctgctcctccaaatttccatgaagaaatgccgtcttcacatccatttgctccaaatacaaatcgtgatgtgccaccaaagctaataccgctctaattgacgtatgtcttaccactggagagaaaatttcttcatagtcaatcccctttctttgtgaataccctttgctaccaaccgagccttaaacttcacttcttctccctctgacattgcttctttcttct is from Zingiber officinale cultivar Zhangliang chromosome 7B, Zo_v1.1, whole genome shotgun sequence and encodes:
- the LOC122005352 gene encoding cytochrome P450 71AP13-like, with protein sequence MAFLEAIFLFLFLFLVLSLFILRFRFTQKKKKKEEEETRRLNPLPPGPRPLPLIGNLHQLGRHPHLSLHRLALRYGPILRLSLGQTPTVVLSSARAAREALRTHDLALASRPPIYAAKKLFYGPSDVAFAPYGPYWRRVRKLCILELLSARRVDSFAPARAAEVDLMLSRVAVAGGGGGGEVNLSKVLAMYANGVLCRAAFGREFMEGGEYARRGFEEMLFEYQVLLGGFTISDFVPSLEWVSALTGMKRRLDTTFRRFDDFFDRIIEEHIQKRRRKRRGGATAEEAEMDLVDVMLDVQENTKDRELPLTMDNVKAVILDMFAAGTDTTFITLDWAMTELLINPSAMSRAQAEIRTIVGGDHRKLVEEADLPRMPYLKAVIKEVFRLHPPAPLLVPRESMESVTIEGYEIPEKTRVFVNAWAIGRDPESWSDPDAFTPERFLNSSVDFKGQDFELIPFGAGRRGCPAIAFGTASVEIALAQLLHSFEWELPAGVKAEDLDMDEVFGITMHRTEQLVAVATPYAA